The following proteins come from a genomic window of Gottfriedia acidiceleris:
- the corA gene encoding magnesium/cobalt transporter CorA, with protein sequence MIKTMAVYKDGTHAFDVSIKELNSEQIDWVWVDIGKPEKEEIDLLKTHFHFDEIAIKHCVSYKERPKMDYYDGYRFIILQSLQENMQQDEIDLFLSHKYIVSFCWEESNAIQIVWNKLKGLKSTKGIKPERILYHICDEIVDKFFPIVQKIEDDIEEIDELGSNSDLSMIDGIKTQLSKLSKVRKTVKPTKDLIYRILNSTHVEIDKETTKKLRIVYEHLVKLLDDIADNREMANDIRESYISTNSHKMNKTMKMLTSVSIVFMPLTFIVGVYGMNFVHIPELQLKYGYYYCWVIMLIMVFGLVMWFKKKDWF encoded by the coding sequence ATGATCAAAACGATGGCTGTATACAAGGACGGAACCCATGCGTTTGATGTATCAATAAAAGAATTAAATTCCGAACAAATTGATTGGGTTTGGGTCGATATTGGAAAACCTGAAAAAGAAGAAATTGACCTATTGAAAACTCATTTCCACTTCGATGAAATAGCAATTAAGCATTGTGTAAGTTATAAAGAAAGACCGAAAATGGATTATTACGATGGCTATCGTTTTATCATCCTACAATCATTGCAGGAGAACATGCAACAAGATGAAATTGATCTCTTTTTATCCCACAAGTACATCGTTTCATTTTGTTGGGAGGAATCAAATGCGATACAAATTGTGTGGAACAAACTAAAAGGATTAAAAAGTACAAAAGGAATAAAACCAGAACGAATCCTGTATCATATTTGTGATGAAATTGTTGATAAATTCTTTCCTATCGTCCAAAAAATTGAAGATGACATCGAAGAGATTGATGAATTAGGATCAAATTCCGATCTAAGCATGATCGATGGAATTAAAACACAATTAAGTAAGTTATCAAAGGTAAGAAAAACAGTTAAACCAACAAAAGATTTAATTTATCGTATATTAAATTCAACACACGTTGAAATTGACAAAGAAACGACAAAGAAATTACGAATCGTCTACGAACACTTAGTAAAATTATTAGATGACATTGCAGATAACAGGGAAATGGCAAATGACATCAGAGAAAGTTATATTTCAACGAACTCACACAAAATGAATAAAACGATGAAAATGTTAACATCGGTCTCGATAGTGTTCATGCCACTAACATTCATCGTAGGTGTATATGGTATGAATTTTGTTCACATCCCTGAGCTTCAATTAAAATATGGTTATTATTACTGTTGGGTAATCATGCTAATCATGGTGTTCGGATTAGTGATGTGGTTCAAGAAAAAAGATTGGTTCTAA
- a CDS encoding NETI motif-containing protein has product MSKKKFEVFENETINDCLERMEREGYKPVKRMEVPIFSEQMVNGKVEIEPTGRKIVFEGKLNTN; this is encoded by the coding sequence ATGAGTAAGAAAAAATTTGAAGTCTTTGAAAATGAAACAATTAATGATTGCTTAGAAAGAATGGAAAGAGAAGGCTATAAACCAGTTAAAAGAATGGAAGTCCCAATATTTTCAGAACAAATGGTTAATGGAAAGGTAGAAATTGAACCGACTGGGAGAAAGATTGTATTTGAAGGCAAATTAAATACAAATTAA
- a CDS encoding DNA alkylation repair protein, whose translation MHKLACPRCKTNKSRFYLIEQNPKAVKLNAQSGDVEIEEYVSSGLDPFFVPYKGPEYLVQCGTCGLIDQSVMFEKTADSLKF comes from the coding sequence ATGCATAAATTAGCATGTCCACGTTGTAAAACAAACAAAAGTAGATTTTATTTAATCGAACAAAACCCAAAAGCAGTTAAATTAAATGCACAAAGCGGAGATGTTGAAATAGAAGAATACGTTTCAAGTGGGCTAGATCCATTTTTTGTTCCATATAAAGGTCCAGAATATTTAGTTCAATGTGGAACTTGTGGTTTAATTGATCAAAGTGTTATGTTTGAAAAAACAGCAGATTCATTGAAATTTTAA